From Crateriforma spongiae, a single genomic window includes:
- a CDS encoding TadE family protein — protein MVEFAVTAPIVFLFFFAAFEFCRVAMIRHTADNAVYEAARIAIIPGGTAADARTEAERVLGTIGVTNYNIQIRPAQIQRDTPEITVQVDVPLDQNSFVPNQFVAGRSIRRELTMRREGV, from the coding sequence ATGGTGGAATTCGCTGTGACGGCACCGATTGTGTTCCTGTTCTTTTTCGCCGCGTTCGAATTTTGCCGCGTGGCGATGATCCGCCACACGGCCGACAACGCGGTCTATGAAGCCGCTCGGATTGCAATCATCCCTGGTGGAACCGCGGCCGACGCACGTACCGAAGCGGAACGTGTGTTGGGGACCATCGGTGTCACCAATTACAACATCCAGATTCGCCCCGCCCAGATCCAACGAGATACACCGGAGATCACCGTGCAGGTCGATGTGCCGCTGGATCAAAACAGCTTTGTTCCCAACCAATTCGTCGCGGGCCGTTCGATCCGACGGGAACTGACGATGCGCCGCGAAGGCGTTTGA
- a CDS encoding amidohydrolase family protein, with the protein MTALTGATVRQNPQADPIQATVLIDGNRILDVGPNINIPPDARQIDCTGQYLYPGLIDAYSETDVDWSSDQQAGGYWNRYVTPRRNADDGSVVGSSAMQKLRQQGIAIRLVAPAGRIVKGRSVLGLMTDDESQRQILSDPHWVHVQLTVPRQRLSGETYPNSPMGATSLVRQTFYDADWYEKAWAAYQADRTLPRPERNSDLETLVDQIDGCTFVFDAPNERMAVRADKIAREFSLKTIIHGSGREYRAIDDIAASGRPILVPVDFPDKPDVSMASAQNDMTLQTLLHWHHAPGNPGRLSAAGVPFCLTTDGLDDGEGFLKAIRQSIEHGLDESAALAAVTTVPAQWLGITDDAGTIEAGKLANLFLTDQPWDHFDAKVIRTFVAGKSFWGDRNGETNDDPLPGRWTASGTVNGRKTRFVLTIKRDKRNRWSAQVQKPATEKAESEPASDDEKASEPKPVSLDDVRRNQIRLTGTIDQANFAKVTSTPLQPGTALLELITFTRDDASKVDGTLVTADGRRWSIQMQPAAIKDAAEKQDGGTSSDTATESVAAANDKDVTTDDIPLLHPLGAYGTTGLPDQPPEVLLTGAIVWTCVDDDPKVQDVLIRDGKIAAVGTDLKTTDDVTVVSCDGKHITPGIIDCHSHIATDGGVNESGQAVTAEVRIGDFIDDSDITIFRHLAGGVTTANILHGSANPIGGQNQVIKMRWGGRMDQLRFRDAPAGIKFALGENVKRNPGRYPNTRMGVQEIIRDQLLAARQYDHRRRSMSDPSTHQLPVRRDLQLDALSQVQRGERWIHCHSYRQDEILATLSLLEEFGIQIGTLQHILEGYKVADAMKRHGAMGSSFSDWWAYKFEVYDAIPYNGVLMNDADVVVSYNSDDAELGRHLNTEAAKATKYGDVAATQALRFVTLHPARQLRIDDRVGSIESGKDADLVIWSGPPLSTTTRCEQTWIDGRCYFSLDKEAQWHHRDQTLRQTLIQKVLADGKPSGDDPDGDNTVAEEDRWLRYDAFCTTRQQ; encoded by the coding sequence TTGACAGCGTTGACCGGGGCGACGGTGCGGCAAAACCCTCAAGCCGATCCTATCCAGGCGACCGTTTTGATCGATGGTAACCGCATCTTGGATGTGGGACCAAACATCAACATCCCCCCGGATGCTCGACAGATCGACTGCACCGGGCAATACCTTTATCCAGGTTTGATCGACGCCTACAGCGAAACCGACGTCGATTGGTCGTCGGATCAGCAGGCCGGTGGCTACTGGAACCGATACGTGACGCCTCGCCGCAATGCGGATGACGGATCGGTCGTCGGTTCGTCCGCCATGCAAAAACTGCGACAACAGGGCATTGCCATTCGGTTGGTCGCGCCGGCCGGTCGCATTGTCAAAGGCCGCAGCGTCCTGGGGCTGATGACCGACGATGAATCCCAGCGACAGATCCTGTCCGATCCACACTGGGTCCACGTCCAATTGACCGTACCTCGCCAGCGATTGTCTGGCGAAACCTATCCAAATTCGCCGATGGGCGCCACGTCGCTGGTGCGTCAAACCTTTTATGACGCTGACTGGTACGAAAAGGCATGGGCCGCATACCAAGCCGATCGCACGCTTCCGCGTCCGGAACGGAATTCCGATTTGGAAACGTTGGTCGACCAAATCGACGGATGCACGTTCGTTTTTGATGCCCCCAACGAACGCATGGCCGTGCGTGCGGACAAGATCGCTCGCGAATTTTCACTGAAGACCATCATCCACGGCAGCGGTCGCGAATATCGGGCGATCGACGACATTGCCGCGTCCGGCCGACCGATCCTTGTCCCGGTCGACTTTCCCGACAAGCCCGATGTTTCGATGGCTTCGGCGCAGAATGACATGACGCTGCAAACGCTGCTGCACTGGCATCACGCGCCCGGCAATCCGGGCCGTTTGTCGGCCGCCGGCGTCCCGTTTTGCCTGACAACCGACGGTTTGGACGATGGCGAAGGTTTCTTGAAGGCCATTCGCCAATCCATCGAACATGGCTTGGATGAATCGGCGGCCTTGGCGGCGGTGACAACGGTGCCGGCACAATGGCTTGGCATCACCGATGACGCCGGAACCATCGAAGCGGGGAAACTTGCCAATCTGTTTCTCACTGACCAACCGTGGGACCACTTCGATGCCAAAGTCATCCGAACCTTTGTCGCGGGCAAAAGTTTCTGGGGCGATCGCAACGGGGAGACGAACGACGATCCGCTGCCGGGACGTTGGACAGCGTCGGGCACCGTAAACGGCCGAAAAACGCGTTTTGTATTGACGATCAAACGCGACAAGCGAAACCGCTGGTCCGCTCAGGTGCAAAAACCTGCAACCGAGAAAGCCGAATCTGAGCCAGCAAGTGATGATGAAAAGGCGTCGGAACCTAAACCGGTTTCATTGGATGACGTCCGGCGCAACCAGATTCGTCTGACCGGAACGATCGACCAAGCCAACTTTGCCAAGGTGACCAGCACTCCCCTACAGCCCGGCACAGCATTGCTTGAACTCATCACGTTCACCCGCGACGATGCATCCAAAGTCGATGGCACTCTGGTTACCGCCGATGGCAGGCGTTGGTCGATTCAAATGCAACCGGCGGCCATCAAAGACGCTGCGGAAAAACAGGACGGTGGAACTTCGTCCGACACCGCGACGGAATCGGTCGCGGCTGCGAATGACAAGGATGTCACGACCGATGACATTCCTCTGCTGCATCCCTTGGGGGCATACGGCACGACCGGTTTGCCCGACCAGCCACCCGAAGTTCTGTTGACGGGCGCCATCGTCTGGACTTGTGTGGACGATGACCCAAAAGTCCAAGACGTGTTGATACGCGACGGCAAAATTGCGGCGGTGGGAACCGATTTGAAGACCACGGACGACGTGACAGTGGTTTCATGCGACGGCAAACACATCACTCCGGGGATCATCGACTGTCATTCACACATCGCAACCGATGGCGGCGTGAATGAAAGCGGACAAGCCGTCACGGCGGAAGTCCGTATTGGAGATTTCATCGACGACAGTGACATCACCATTTTTCGACACCTTGCCGGTGGGGTCACCACCGCCAACATCTTGCACGGATCCGCCAATCCGATCGGTGGCCAGAACCAAGTGATCAAAATGCGATGGGGCGGACGAATGGATCAATTGCGTTTCAGGGACGCGCCGGCGGGGATCAAGTTCGCGTTGGGGGAAAACGTCAAGCGGAACCCAGGGCGATACCCCAACACGCGGATGGGTGTGCAGGAGATCATTCGAGATCAGCTTTTGGCCGCACGGCAATACGATCATCGTCGACGTTCCATGTCGGATCCTTCCACGCACCAGTTGCCGGTACGTCGTGACTTGCAACTCGACGCATTATCACAAGTGCAGCGGGGCGAACGTTGGATCCACTGTCACAGTTATCGTCAGGACGAAATCTTGGCAACGCTGTCACTGTTGGAAGAATTTGGCATTCAAATCGGCACGTTGCAGCACATCCTGGAAGGTTACAAAGTCGCCGATGCGATGAAGCGACACGGCGCGATGGGTTCATCGTTTTCGGACTGGTGGGCTTATAAGTTCGAAGTCTACGACGCGATTCCTTACAACGGTGTGTTGATGAACGATGCGGACGTGGTGGTTTCCTATAACAGCGACGACGCGGAACTGGGACGGCACTTGAACACCGAAGCCGCGAAAGCGACCAAGTATGGTGATGTCGCTGCCACCCAAGCCTTGCGTTTTGTCACCCTGCATCCCGCACGGCAACTGCGCATCGACGACCGAGTTGGTTCGATCGAATCCGGCAAAGACGCTGACTTGGTGATCTGGAGCGGTCCGCCACTGTCGACCACCACACGCTGTGAACAGACTTGGATCGATGGCCGATGCTATTTCAGCTTGGACAAAGAAGCACAGTGGCACCATCGTGACCAAACACTACGGCAAACACTGATCCAAAAAGTTCTGGCCGATGGCAAACCGTCCGGCGACGATCCGGATGGCGACAACACGGTGGCCGAAGAAGATCGTTGGCTACGTTACGACGCCTTTTGCACCACGCGACAACAATGA
- a CDS encoding TadE/TadG family type IV pilus assembly protein, with translation MLFPLSTGSPTDDRKVPARFQNGYRRSPVQHRARRGAAAVEFAVCLPVLVLLVFGSIEASSFIFLKQSISVAAYEGVRDAIRNEGSNATAQQRIENILNSRGVQGYAVAFPSGESADADRGDEIVVEVSAPTQPNSPLAGQFIANRTIRSRVVMIKE, from the coding sequence ATGTTGTTTCCGCTTTCCACCGGTTCACCCACCGACGATCGAAAGGTGCCCGCGCGATTCCAGAACGGTTACCGAAGATCTCCGGTGCAACACCGCGCACGCCGAGGTGCTGCTGCGGTGGAGTTCGCCGTCTGTCTGCCGGTGCTGGTGTTGCTGGTATTCGGGTCGATCGAAGCATCCAGCTTCATTTTCCTGAAGCAGTCCATCAGTGTTGCCGCCTACGAAGGCGTTCGTGACGCGATTCGCAACGAAGGCAGCAATGCCACGGCACAACAGCGGATCGAAAACATCTTGAATTCACGCGGCGTCCAAGGTTACGCGGTGGCCTTTCCATCGGGCGAATCTGCCGATGCGGATCGCGGCGACGAAATCGTTGTCGAAGTCAGTGCACCCACACAGCCCAACAGTCCGCTGGCCGGGCAATTCATCGCCAATCGAACCATTCGATCACGCGTCGTGATGATCAAAGAGTGA
- a CDS encoding amidohydrolase family protein, with product MHRLNTQRFAIRSARLWVAAIGWICLSVASANDQIPGPPQSRPIVIRGATLHRVDQPVMQNGDLLFNDGRITGIGSDIDIPDNAKIIDASGKHVYPGLIESMTDLGLREISNQSATVDNTEFGSINPNAKSWVAVNPDSELIPVARSGGVLLANVAPLGRWIRGQSAVMMLDGWTYQDMVLSAPSGLCLNWDHITGRGGDADLARRDERLDEFTERLDQARRYALGRQRNGESTSTDLRLESLIPVIEGRVPVIATANRQSAIESAVAFCRTQSLRLIIHGGFDAEQCAKLLKADDIGVLIPGTYRLPIRRSDRYDAAYTLPARLHRAGVRFAIGGEGFGSPGGASLTQNLPYHAGCAVAYGLSREDALRSITLSPAEILGVEDRVGSLTAGKDATLLIADGDILETETQITDAFITGRPVDLGNRHTMLYQKYRQKYRQANR from the coding sequence ATGCACCGCTTAAACACACAACGCTTTGCGATCCGCTCGGCACGCCTGTGGGTGGCTGCGATAGGATGGATTTGTCTGTCGGTCGCGTCGGCCAACGATCAAATCCCCGGGCCGCCGCAGTCCCGTCCCATCGTCATTCGCGGCGCCACGTTGCATCGGGTCGATCAACCCGTGATGCAAAACGGTGACCTGCTGTTTAACGACGGTCGGATCACCGGAATCGGTTCGGATATCGACATTCCCGATAATGCAAAGATCATTGATGCATCGGGCAAGCATGTTTATCCCGGCTTGATCGAATCGATGACCGATTTAGGGCTGCGTGAAATCAGCAACCAAAGTGCGACGGTCGACAACACCGAATTCGGCAGCATCAATCCCAACGCAAAGTCATGGGTAGCCGTGAACCCGGACAGCGAATTGATCCCCGTCGCAAGGTCCGGCGGTGTGTTGTTGGCCAACGTCGCGCCGCTGGGACGATGGATTCGTGGCCAGTCGGCGGTCATGATGCTGGACGGGTGGACCTATCAAGACATGGTGCTGTCGGCCCCCTCTGGATTGTGCCTGAATTGGGACCACATCACCGGACGCGGCGGGGATGCGGATCTGGCACGTCGCGACGAGCGCTTGGATGAATTCACAGAACGGTTGGACCAAGCACGACGATATGCGTTGGGACGCCAACGAAATGGCGAATCGACATCCACGGATTTGCGTTTGGAAAGCTTGATCCCGGTTATCGAAGGCCGAGTTCCCGTGATTGCAACGGCCAACCGCCAGTCGGCCATTGAATCCGCGGTCGCCTTTTGCCGCACACAATCGCTGCGTCTGATCATTCACGGTGGGTTCGACGCCGAACAGTGCGCCAAGTTATTGAAGGCCGATGACATCGGCGTTTTGATCCCGGGCACCTATCGTTTGCCGATTCGGCGAAGTGATCGTTATGACGCGGCCTACACGTTGCCCGCCAGGCTACACCGTGCTGGCGTTCGTTTTGCCATCGGGGGCGAAGGATTCGGATCACCCGGCGGTGCTTCGCTGACCCAAAACTTGCCGTACCACGCCGGATGTGCAGTCGCCTATGGGCTTTCTCGCGAGGATGCTTTGCGATCGATCACGCTGTCGCCGGCGGAAATCCTGGGCGTCGAAGATCGTGTCGGTTCGCTCACGGCCGGCAAGGACGCGACACTGTTGATCGCCGATGGCGACATCTTGGAAACGGAGACACAGATCACCGACGCGTTCATCACCGGGCGCCCCGTCGACCTGGGCAATCGCCATACGATGCTGTACCAGAAATACCGCCAAAAGTACCGGCAAGCGAATCGCTAG
- a CDS encoding DUF1549 domain-containing protein, translating into MSSGNRYHAAALIRPVLVLFVLTITLPALQAGGQESGQAANDTWDVTEGEKLFALNVFPVLRDKCFGCHSDAADPLQGGLNLQSRDAMLAGGDEYGDAIIEPGEAEYSALVAMIAREEVGYEMPPKEADRLSDTQVQAVAAWVDAGAPWPDEDRVQQIYERFAEGVTVRTSGGLADDWTQRKYKPEDLWAFQPLHRSFEHHSIDGFIDAKMRDRNVEPAPPADRRTLIRRVTFDLIGLPPSPREVDAFINDPADDDTALATLVNRLLESPHYGEQWGRHWLDVTRYADSSGFANDWERPNAWRFRDYVIRSFNDDKPYDQFVIEQLAGDEWADQLKQAGDLDEQRQAELLVAAGFLRMGPWEHTAMSVAKVTRQQYLDDVTDSVGQVFLAQPLQCCRCHDHKFDPIPTRDYYSIQATFATTQFAERKTAWIDEENRDGMSHDRRYHQQRREHNAQNLAEISKIKRQREAEWLADKGIPYPSMNAAKKAGVVDEDLLNQPFLTPEELGEERICRKWKMRFDWEMDRYEPYAFTVYSGTRGPGNQMNSRFKMPANAMKGPPPNSHILTGGDPFADGPAVSPGVLSALPGVVDETGTVVRQMPSSVKGRRLALARWIVDADNPLTPRVIVNRIWSYHFGRGIAGNPNNFGATGKKPTHPKLLDWLAVQFRDQGWSIKSLHRMIINSKAYRRSASHPSVALLAESDPNDELYARFLPRRLAAEEIRDAMLHVSGEWNPAVGGIPIRPDMNLEASLQPRMIMGTFAPSYVADPLPERRNRRSVYVHRTRGQRMPMMETFNQPGSETSCELRDQSNVTPQAFTLINSEETNDRALALADRVCRDVESDDRKAVIRRLFELTLQRPPSDEEIEWSIAHWDRMIPWHQKTTVGRADRPEKVVREAIDENTGKPFQFTERLFGHDDYVPDLLPADVAADVRALADVALMILNTNEFMYVY; encoded by the coding sequence ATGTCGTCAGGCAATCGTTATCACGCCGCCGCCTTGATCCGGCCGGTGCTGGTCTTGTTCGTACTCACGATCACGCTCCCGGCGCTGCAGGCCGGCGGTCAGGAAAGCGGGCAAGCCGCCAATGACACGTGGGACGTCACCGAAGGCGAGAAACTGTTCGCGTTAAACGTCTTTCCCGTGCTTCGCGACAAGTGTTTTGGTTGCCACAGCGATGCCGCCGATCCGCTGCAGGGCGGACTGAACTTGCAATCACGCGACGCCATGCTGGCCGGTGGCGACGAATACGGTGATGCCATCATCGAGCCGGGCGAAGCCGAATACAGTGCTTTGGTCGCGATGATCGCCCGCGAAGAAGTCGGATATGAAATGCCGCCCAAGGAAGCCGACCGCCTGAGCGACACGCAAGTCCAAGCGGTCGCGGCGTGGGTCGACGCCGGCGCACCATGGCCGGACGAAGACCGGGTCCAGCAGATCTACGAACGTTTCGCCGAAGGCGTCACCGTGCGAACCAGTGGCGGGCTGGCCGATGACTGGACCCAACGCAAATACAAGCCTGAAGACCTGTGGGCATTCCAGCCTTTGCACCGGAGCTTTGAACATCACTCGATCGACGGATTTATTGACGCAAAGATGCGTGACCGCAACGTCGAACCCGCACCACCGGCGGACCGGCGTACGCTGATCCGACGCGTTACTTTTGATCTGATCGGATTGCCGCCCAGTCCCCGAGAAGTCGACGCGTTCATCAATGACCCGGCGGACGATGACACGGCATTGGCCACGTTGGTCAACCGACTGTTGGAAAGCCCACATTACGGGGAACAGTGGGGCCGACACTGGTTGGACGTGACGCGGTATGCCGACAGCAGCGGATTCGCCAACGACTGGGAACGTCCCAACGCTTGGCGATTTCGCGACTATGTGATCCGGTCCTTCAACGACGACAAGCCCTACGATCAATTTGTGATCGAACAATTGGCCGGAGACGAATGGGCCGATCAATTGAAACAAGCGGGCGATTTGGACGAACAACGACAAGCCGAATTGCTGGTGGCCGCCGGTTTTCTGCGGATGGGACCGTGGGAACACACGGCGATGAGCGTCGCGAAGGTGACGCGACAACAATACCTGGATGACGTGACCGACTCGGTCGGCCAAGTGTTCCTGGCACAGCCGTTACAGTGCTGTCGATGCCATGACCACAAATTCGACCCGATCCCGACCCGCGATTACTACAGCATCCAAGCCACCTTTGCGACGACCCAATTTGCGGAACGCAAAACGGCCTGGATCGACGAAGAAAATCGTGACGGCATGTCGCACGACCGGCGATACCACCAACAAAGACGTGAACACAACGCACAAAACTTGGCGGAGATTTCCAAAATCAAACGTCAACGTGAAGCGGAATGGCTAGCCGACAAAGGCATCCCCTATCCTTCGATGAACGCGGCAAAGAAGGCGGGCGTGGTCGACGAGGATTTGTTGAACCAACCCTTTCTGACGCCTGAAGAACTTGGCGAAGAAAGAATCTGCCGAAAATGGAAAATGCGGTTCGACTGGGAAATGGATCGCTATGAACCGTACGCATTTACGGTCTACAGCGGCACACGGGGACCGGGAAACCAAATGAACTCCCGCTTCAAGATGCCCGCCAACGCGATGAAGGGCCCCCCACCAAATAGTCATATTTTGACCGGGGGCGATCCCTTTGCTGATGGTCCCGCCGTGTCACCCGGTGTCTTGTCGGCATTACCCGGCGTCGTCGACGAAACCGGTACGGTTGTCCGTCAAATGCCATCCTCCGTCAAAGGCCGACGCCTTGCTTTGGCTCGCTGGATCGTGGATGCCGACAATCCGCTGACGCCGCGTGTCATCGTCAATCGCATTTGGTCGTACCATTTCGGACGTGGCATCGCGGGCAATCCGAACAACTTCGGTGCAACGGGCAAAAAGCCGACGCATCCGAAATTGCTGGACTGGCTGGCCGTTCAGTTCCGCGACCAGGGATGGTCAATCAAATCGTTGCACCGGATGATCATCAACAGCAAAGCGTATCGCCGCAGTGCGTCGCATCCGTCGGTTGCCTTGTTGGCCGAATCCGACCCGAATGACGAACTGTACGCCAGGTTCCTGCCGCGGCGTCTGGCCGCCGAGGAAATCCGCGATGCGATGCTGCATGTCAGTGGTGAATGGAATCCGGCCGTCGGTGGCATTCCGATCCGGCCGGACATGAACTTGGAAGCCTCGTTGCAGCCTCGGATGATCATGGGCACCTTCGCCCCCAGCTACGTGGCGGATCCGTTGCCCGAGCGTCGAAATCGTCGTTCGGTCTATGTGCATCGAACGCGTGGGCAACGGATGCCGATGATGGAGACCTTCAACCAACCCGGGTCCGAAACGTCGTGCGAACTGCGTGACCAAAGCAATGTCACACCACAAGCATTCACATTGATCAACAGCGAAGAAACCAACGACCGCGCATTGGCATTGGCCGATCGTGTTTGCCGAGACGTCGAATCAGACGATCGCAAGGCGGTGATCCGTCGATTGTTCGAACTGACGCTACAACGTCCGCCGTCCGATGAAGAAATCGAATGGTCGATCGCCCACTGGGATCGCATGATTCCCTGGCACCAAAAGACAACCGTCGGACGCGCGGATCGCCCTGAAAAAGTCGTGCGTGAAGCGATCGATGAAAACACGGGGAAACCTTTCCAATTCACCGAGCGATTGTTTGGCCACGACGACTATGTCCCGGACCTGCTTCCGGCGGACGTCGCCGCCGATGTCCGCGCGTTGGCCGATGTCGCTTTGATGATTTTGAACACGAACGAGTTCATGTACGTGTACTAG
- a CDS encoding vWA domain-containing protein, with product MKRTAPSRRRRGAMLVLIAVMLLGFMVAVAFSVDVAQMHLSRTELRTATDAAAKAAAATLSDTLDRNQAVQRGQQIAAANSVNGDPLVIPAGDFQFGRSQEQNGGRYAFTADQVPLNSVRVLGRRTADSPSGAVPLFFGNILGVSSFEPVANATATYIERDVVLVVDRSGSMAGQKFADLSNAINVFVNTLNNTPVDERVGLASYNDRASEDVQLTANLAEITAAMGAMRVGGFTSISRGMSAGQSIMLSGRSPDFVERTMVVMTDGRHNRGPEPRIVANQLAADNVTIHTITFGGNADLARMREVATIGGGNHYHADNGLQLEQIYREIALTLSTMITE from the coding sequence ATGAAACGAACGGCCCCTTCCCGTCGTCGTCGCGGCGCAATGCTGGTCTTGATCGCCGTGATGCTCTTAGGCTTCATGGTGGCGGTGGCCTTTTCCGTCGACGTCGCTCAGATGCACCTGTCGCGTACTGAATTGCGAACGGCGACCGATGCGGCCGCCAAAGCCGCTGCGGCCACTTTGTCGGACACCCTGGACCGCAATCAAGCAGTTCAGCGTGGCCAGCAGATCGCCGCGGCGAACAGCGTCAACGGAGACCCGTTGGTGATTCCCGCCGGCGATTTCCAATTCGGACGCAGCCAAGAACAAAACGGCGGCCGCTACGCATTCACCGCGGACCAAGTGCCGCTAAACAGCGTGCGTGTGCTCGGACGCCGGACTGCGGATTCGCCGTCGGGGGCCGTGCCACTGTTCTTCGGAAACATCTTGGGTGTCAGTTCGTTTGAACCGGTGGCCAATGCCACGGCGACTTACATCGAACGCGATGTCGTACTGGTGGTTGACCGCAGTGGGTCGATGGCCGGTCAAAAGTTTGCGGACTTGTCCAACGCGATCAACGTCTTCGTCAACACGCTGAACAACACGCCGGTCGATGAACGAGTCGGGCTGGCTTCCTACAACGACCGTGCCAGCGAAGACGTGCAACTGACCGCCAATCTGGCGGAAATCACCGCCGCGATGGGGGCAATGCGGGTCGGAGGATTCACCAGCATTTCACGTGGGATGTCGGCCGGTCAGTCCATCATGTTGTCTGGACGATCGCCCGATTTTGTGGAACGCACGATGGTGGTGATGACCGATGGCCGGCACAACCGCGGGCCTGAACCCCGCATCGTCGCCAATCAATTGGCCGCCGACAACGTCACGATTCACACGATCACCTTTGGCGGCAACGCCGACCTGGCACGGATGCGTGAAGTCGCCACGATCGGTGGCGGCAATCACTACCACGCCGACAACGGTTTGCAGTTGGAACAGATCTATCGCGAAATCGCATTGACCCTCAGCACGATGATTACCGAATGA
- a CDS encoding putative signal transducing protein — MNDLNQERLVTVAERSTEVAANILVSVLAENGIRAIATGGFTAGFRAEAPGWVQVKTLEDQADRARELIAEIEEVEE, encoded by the coding sequence ATGAACGATTTGAATCAAGAACGGCTGGTAACGGTCGCCGAACGTTCGACCGAAGTCGCCGCAAACATTTTGGTCAGCGTATTGGCCGAAAACGGCATTCGAGCGATTGCCACGGGAGGCTTCACGGCCGGCTTTCGCGCCGAAGCCCCCGGATGGGTTCAAGTCAAAACCCTGGAAGATCAAGCCGATCGAGCTCGCGAATTGATTGCGGAAATCGAAGAAGTCGAAGAATAA